GCTTTCAATTCCCAGGACCCTGATACCTTCGTAGATAACTTGATTAAAAGGTTACTTGCTTTCTtaatcatctttttcttttcttcactgtTAATATCATATTTGTTACCATATGCATGTGTTTGTCAAGACTTTAGCTCGAACATGTAGCTTTTGACCATGACACTTGAACTTGGCTTCATAAAGTCTCATATGTAATATGGCATTGGAATTGGTGGCTGCAGGTATGGGAAAACTGGCATTTACAGAACCCATTTGTTTGGGGGTCCAGGCATCATAGTTTGCAGTCCGGAGCTGTGCAGGAAGGCTTTGGCTGATGAACACGTTTTGTTTGGCTACCCATCATCGGCGAAACAAATAGCAGGGAAGAAATCATTGTATGGAATTTCGACTTCAGAGCACAGACGTTTGCGTAAGATAGCAACCAATCCCATCCATGGTGACGAAGCACTAACTTCGCACATCGAGGATATTGAACACATTGTGACCACTTCATTAGAGGAGCTTGCTACCATGAACCGACCGGTCAATTTCTTCTACGAGATGAAGAAGATTACTTTCAAGGTTATTGCAAAAATTGTATTGGGTTCCACTCAAGATTCGGTAATTTCGACAATGGTGAAATGTTACTCAGACTTGTTCCCTGGCATTGTTTCCGTACCCATTAATTTCCCTGGTTTTGTATTCTATCGAGCACTCAAGGTAAAGCTTGTTTATGTCATCAAATTGCTTATTTATGTTATCAGATTAACGCCAACTCTGACTATTTTAAAACATCGAATTATATATACTTTAGGCCAGGAAAACGCTGTTAAAGATATTtaaagagaaagtaaaagaaAGAAGAGCAAAAACTATGGAAGCACACAGGAAGAAAGAAATGATAGATTTTCTCATGGAAGCTGAATACGACAATGGTGAAAAATTGGACGATGAACATCTCTTTGATTTATTGCTGATATTCTTGTTTGCGGGACATGAAACCGCAGCACACACTGCAATGTGGGCGACCATCTACCTCCATCACCATCCAGAAATGCTGCAAAAAGCCAAGGTCAGATTATAATATTGGTCGCCGTTGGTTACCCGATTGAGTGTCCAGCAATAGTATCTAGGGAAATGTATTTTTCATGTAATTCGCCGACTGAATTTGGATTTCAACCTTTCAGGAAGAACAACAGGCGGTCTTAAAGAGAAGGCCATCTTCCCAAAAAGGCTTGACCCTTGCTGAAATCAAGCAAATGGAATATCTACCAAAGGTTTGTTATTTTATTCAACTTAGATTATCGAAAATATGTAGTAATATCTAACAAACCCTGTTGTTTTTGATTTATTTGAAGGTGATTGATGAGTCAATGCGAAGAGCCAATTTTGCTTTCACACTTTTTCGAAGGGTGGAAACTGATGTTAACCTTAACGGTTAGTTTCTAGACTTTGGTTCTTCATTTTACTcggaaaaaaaaacaatttttctTAAAAACTAAAGTTTTTATTTTTCAGGTTATACCATACCAAAAGGATGGAATGTTTTAGTTTGGAGTAGAGCTGTTCATATGGATCCAGATATTTATACAAACCCAAAAGAGTTCCTTCCTTCAAGATGGGAGGTCAGTAgaatcaacaataataataattttaaaaaaaatactaaactGATAAAGGAATGAAAGGCACACAAATTATGTTAATTAAGTACTGTCGGTTTGACCTGAATGCAGAACCCCGGATTGAAAGGAAAGAATTTCATTCCCTTTGGAGGAGGAAGTAGAATCTGCCCTGGATCTGACCTAGGCAAACTTGAGGTCTCCATTTTCCTGCACCATTTTCTCCTCAATTATAAGTGAGTTTCTAATCTCTTTTCCTTTGATACCGATTGCAAGTTAATGGGCCACTACCATACATTTCAACCGCTCAATAGTCAAAACTTATAATTAATTTCTAAAAAGAAATTGTCAAACTTTTCCTACAATAAAtgttgaaaatgaaaaaaaaaattgttacatGCATGCTGGGGCTAACCTAGGGGTGCTGcacctaaaatgtaaaattttctattttgatctttaattttttttaaattttaatttagtaaagataaaattacactaTAATCtccttaaaataataaaattttgatttaatactttaaaattacatttttactataaaaaattacaatttaatttcagttttttaaaaaaatttctagtTTCTCCCCTGCACACATACATAGTTAACATCATCCCGGCGACCTTTGGGATTCTAACTTTAATTCCTTTACTTCTTCTGCAGGCTTGAAGAGCTGAATCCAAAGGCTCCAACCATTACCTTACCTTTGACACGCCCAGCAGACAACTGTCTAGCAAGAATCATTAAGCTCCCATGATCATATCACCACTTTCCCTGCTTCACCTTAGTTCTACCTAGAAACACACGGTTGTGTTGTGTTATAAAGATGCTCTCTCAGTGAAGAAgattaataaaagagaaaaaatggaatATATGTAATATATGAGAGGCTTTCAATTAAGGTCTAATGTTGGTTCTTAGCCTTGGTTTAGTCGTTCCCTTTCAAAGCAGTCGGTAGGTTTTTCTATCGTGCTTAATTTATTGCATGGAGAAGAACTTGGATTAATATTTAGTGATATTGAATTATTGATAAAGAAGAGATATATGTTGTGTGGATGATCATGTATATCCATGTTATGTCAAACAATAAATTGTATCATCATACAGGATCCGGTAGAAGATTTGTTTTCttgattttatttaataattagatAACTTGGCCAATGAAACAAACTAGTAATGAAGTCAATTAAGTCactgatataataataaaaaataagcgTTGATTTCAGATTTTAATCTTAAACGGTTTCTTCCTCCACTCCTCGTTACAAATGGCAGAAGAAAAATAACACGGATGATGCAATTAAAAGATCAATCCATAGATTGGTTAATTTTAAATAGAGAAAAGTGAAAACTcgtgattattttatttttttttattccaatgTCTGGGTTTCAACTCCTTTCACCTTCACTTCTTGCaatgtatttttaaatatttttgtattaaAAGTAATTAATTACCTAAAACATCATGTTGCACCAAATCCAAAACACAATGAGCCACCTTCTGCTCCCCAGCTGTCAACAAGTTCGTTGTCTATTGCTTTCAGAGTAGTAAGTTTTGAAAACAAAACTACACAGATTTCAACTTTCATATAATTacgaattttaaatataaattataaaatgcacataagaaaatattaaaatatattttaaaaactcAAACGCAAAACAAATAATTTGTAACTTATTTTTATTTCACAAAAGggtgaagtcaaaatattttttaagaagttgaatgaaattttaatttttataatctatatttttataattttaaagaatcaaattgaatttttataattttagggagatcaaaatacaattttatctttactactttaaaatttttaaaagaaattagagagtttaaatgataatttttattttaggggCGAGGCCTATGCCAACCCCATAATCGCCTCTGTTTGACAATACACTTTTAGAATGCACCTAATTAGATAGAAAAGTAGAGGGTGAGAGAAAAGACTGATACCTCCCAACTACGAATCTTTAAATTGTTAATAAGTTTGTTGACTATTGGTTTTAAGCAatgttaaataaataatattttgaaaataaaatcacCTATGTTTGGATTTTAGAAATGATATTATTGGGAGGAATAAATACTAATTTTAAATATAGATcataaaatagacatgaaaatattaaaaattatatatatatttttaaactcaAACGAAAAAGAAATAAGTTGTAACTTTTTTTATTTGACAAAGCATTTTTAAAGTGTGCTTAGTTGGATGGAAAAATAAAAGGATGAGAGAAGAAAGTGAAAAAGTAGAAAGAAAATAAACATGCAGGAAGAAAAGtgagagaaaataaaatagaagagaTTATCATTTTCTATCTTAATGCATAAAAACCAATTCTTCCAAATTGTAATGATTAGAATAGAGAAAATGTGAGAGGGATATATACAAGTTTAAAACTAGTTTACATCTCTACACGATGCACGGATCAATTGTACACTTAATTGTTTCTTATgaatcttttaattttataaatttcactAATAATTTgattacaaaattaaaacataaatacatataagtttaattttaaaattaaaatcaaaatcaaaatcattttttagaaaaattatatttataaataaaataaacttaaactaaTAAATAAAATTCACCCAAACTTAATTAAAACCTTAGTTATAGAGACTTACAAAACAATTAACAGTTAATGGAATTTTTATCATGAAAAACATAAAACGATTTAATgcgaaaaatatatataaaaaaaagtggATCTAgtacaaaaaaaataaacaattttAAATATAGGGAGTATATAAACATTCTTTTCTCTAGGGCTTAATTATGTATTACTCTTTAAACCACCTATGACattaaagacaaaaaaaaaaaaaaactctaaattCTCTCCGCTTCATTCCCCCAAAAAATGACTAAACACTAACTTTTCCTACTCACTTTTCCAACAGACTTCGACAGTCACAATTTGCATGGTTATTAGTTGGCATGCATATTATATTTATGATACATCTGATacctttaaaaatatatttttttaatttgtgaACTTAATTTTCTTTAGTGAACTAGGGGAAATGCATAATTGTAtttatgaatttatttgtttattggaaaaaaattattaaaacactGATAAGTTATTAATCTAATCGAGTTAGCAATTATTAGTGCtaatgaaatataaaaatataataaggttaaattttaaattaacaaaTGAAAATATCAAAgtaactttctttttctttttactgGAAACAATGCGAGTGGATTGAGATGATGGCAGAATGATTCATGAATTACTAAGTTAATAAACTTATGATGACTATATTGTTTGTTACTTTTAGCTAGGAGTCTCCTCTCAGTCTCATCCTAGGCTGAAAGATACCACCCAAGTTGTCCTCTCGATCTCACATAGGCATATAGATCTCCTCTCAGTTTTACTATTCACAAATGTATCAAAGTCTAACACGATGAAGTCTCCTGTCGGTCTTGTCTATCTAGATCTTCCACTAGAGGCATCAATTTTAATGTAATATGCAATTTAATACACTTGAACAAACAACTAATCAAAGCATAGATAATAACTTAGTTAAGTAACCTACTCATCAATAAACCAATAAAACAATTCAACACATGATTAAACTTAAATTTCACACAAGCATTTTAACAAACATATTGTAGGCATAAAATATTAAAGATAAGGGTTGAGAAAATGCTCATTAATAGATAAAAATACGACGAAGTGTGAGAGTTTAATCCATCCTCATCCACAAGGTTCCAACAAAAATGAAGAAACAAAAATGCTacaccaaaaagaaaagaaaaagaaagagaagagaagagaaaaatgaaaaCCTATACTAAGAAAAGAAGAGTAAATATTATCTAATATCTAACTTAATTTTCTACGCTAGCCTAGCCACCCAAATAGTTTATATAAGGTAGTATTTATAGTAAAAAAAACATTCAACCTAACATTGACAATTATTCCCTTAAATCAAAAGTGACATAAGCTTGTTTGGACACAAAATTGCCGCTGCAATTTTTTCACCTATCAAGTTTCGAAATTGCGACACCCAAGGTCAATTGGTTTTAAGGGTTGTTTGGGAGCTTCAATGTCGTTATCATGATCTTTTGGTGTTGCGACTTGGCATTCAAGCAACCTAGCTTCCTTACTTTGGTGTTTAGGCTCGAGATTGTGAATTTAGTGACTTTACATTGCAACCATGGAAGCAAGTGTTGCGACATCACTCCCTTGATGTCATGACTTCGAAGACAGGCTACTAGAATTGCACTTTCCTGAAATCAATCTCCTTGAGTGGTGATGGAGGGATTGATGTCTCGACCTTGGCCAtagtgaagtttttttttttttttttacattttcgcCTCAACCACATTCCTACACAAGCTAAATTCAACCATTAAACGTCTAATGGCATAAATTTGTCATTTTGCTTCTAAAAAGatgtaaaatataagaaaaactaTCATTAACACTAAAACGTAAGAATCAGTAAAAAGCATTAAAAAGACTCGTAAAATACTTGGGGATATGCTCATTAAGTGTTGGAAAAAATCTTCAAAATGATTACTTGCAGAgtagaaatataaaaaaaatttaaaactaagccggtttgttatatttatattataaactttttcttgaaatagtACTTGTATTTTGGGCTAGATGGATCCTAGATGTTCCCGGCTTTCAACAGAATGACCTGATTTGCTATTCTTATACAACGAACTGGTTTGAGTGTGGGCTCAAACAATTTCAAGTCAAACACAAAACATAGAATAATTTTCTTACTTTTAGTTGGAAAGTAAATCACTCTCTCTTATAGAAACCGACAGAATTGTCAttcccaaaaaataaaatttatacttaaaaataaattctcactatttctaGGTAGAATAACAAATCTCAAAAGTTGTGTAACTTagtaacacccttaactcatcttcgTCACCAGATTAGGGCTAAAACATTTAATATTAAACAggaacaattattcaaatataattGCAACAATCAAAAACacattttatttataataaaaatgcACTTACGAGCCTTGAACTGAGCTACGGGATTATAAAAGTAGTTTGGAAACGTTCTGGGATtagaaaacaaaatagaaaattttggaaaatttgaaaaaaaatgaaaataagggTCTCAAGATTGTgtagccaggccgtgtgtcacaggGACATTGCCGTGTGGTTAACTGTGTGACAAATCATGAAACTTTCGAAATATtcacacacgaccgtgtcgcagGCTGTGTGCCAAACTGTGTAAGACCTGCACTTAAAAACAATAAGACACACGATTGTGTGGATAagtgataaaccataaaaataacatttttttaatcccattcttgatgcgtttttggatgatttatgatgtttagtgaatttgatgctcctaatcctttaaatttgtgtttctatacttaggtgagcataggagtgAAAGGAGCTGCACTTTTCATTATTCGTTATTCTTTTCAAGAAACTTAGCTTGAAGTTCACAATTTTGCAATGC
Above is a genomic segment from Gossypium arboreum isolate Shixiya-1 chromosome 8, ASM2569848v2, whole genome shotgun sequence containing:
- the LOC108469217 gene encoding beta-amyrin 11-oxidase-like produces the protein MCTERPTKRKKMVLESLYSIVAVVAATYVVLFGFLKKINEWYYVTRLGKKQNTLPPGDMGWPFIGNLWSFFKAFNSQDPDTFVDNLIKRYGKTGIYRTHLFGGPGIIVCSPELCRKALADEHVLFGYPSSAKQIAGKKSLYGISTSEHRRLRKIATNPIHGDEALTSHIEDIEHIVTTSLEELATMNRPVNFFYEMKKITFKVIAKIVLGSTQDSVISTMVKCYSDLFPGIVSVPINFPGFVFYRALKARKTLLKIFKEKVKERRAKTMEAHRKKEMIDFLMEAEYDNGEKLDDEHLFDLLLIFLFAGHETAAHTAMWATIYLHHHPEMLQKAKEEQQAVLKRRPSSQKGLTLAEIKQMEYLPKVIDESMRRANFAFTLFRRVETDVNLNGYTIPKGWNVLVWSRAVHMDPDIYTNPKEFLPSRWENPGLKGKNFIPFGGGSRICPGSDLGKLEVSIFLHHFLLNYKLEELNPKAPTITLPLTRPADNCLARIIKLP